From the genome of Gemmatimonas phototrophica, one region includes:
- a CDS encoding ABC-F family ATP-binding cassette domain-containing protein, giving the protein MTLLSCSNIGISFGATELLKNITFTVAEGERWGIIGRNGAGKSSIFSVITGDRQPNVGAVARKPGLRHALLDQHRAFEGATTVWQAGAAAWRDVIALEQSIADQAMQLGELGDKVTDEMLEKFGHDQERFADMGGYEYHARVDAVLQGLGFDAEESKTRLVSTLSGGERGRVGLAAQLIAPADLLMLDEPTNHLDLDTIAWLQEWLKDAGETVLVVSHDRAFLDAICTHILHIEAKSSEWYKGNYSQFVPQRAERRLTRERELEKQRAYVKKEEEYIKRNIAGVNSFQAKGKRKRLERLPRLAPPPGDPAAMSLEFKVGDRGGDQVVAIKDLRVEVPGRVLVDDFTAVLRRNDFVALVGPNGAGKSSFISTMLGDLAPAQGTTKVGSSITPAYFRQDLGDLPLQMAMFDAIQAQRPLWNRGQVQNHLGAFGFSGEEVFREIRTLSGGERARMALALMTLSGANLLVLDEPTNHLDVENIEVLEDALDEYEGTVLIVSHDRAFLRQVATRVWWFNGTRLMDFDGPFTEWEADMARRGQ; this is encoded by the coding sequence GTGACGCTTCTTTCCTGTTCCAATATCGGGATCTCCTTCGGAGCCACCGAACTGCTCAAGAATATCACCTTCACCGTCGCCGAGGGTGAGCGGTGGGGGATCATTGGGCGGAACGGCGCCGGCAAGTCGTCGATCTTCAGCGTGATTACCGGCGACCGTCAGCCCAACGTGGGCGCGGTGGCGCGCAAGCCGGGGCTGCGGCATGCGTTGCTCGACCAGCACCGGGCCTTCGAGGGCGCCACCACGGTGTGGCAGGCCGGCGCGGCGGCGTGGCGTGACGTGATTGCCCTGGAGCAGAGCATCGCCGATCAGGCCATGCAGCTGGGAGAGCTGGGCGACAAGGTGACCGACGAGATGCTCGAGAAATTCGGGCACGATCAGGAACGGTTTGCCGACATGGGTGGCTACGAGTACCACGCCCGCGTGGATGCGGTCTTGCAGGGGTTGGGCTTTGACGCCGAGGAATCCAAGACGCGGCTGGTGTCTACCCTGTCCGGTGGCGAACGCGGGCGTGTGGGACTGGCGGCGCAGCTCATTGCGCCGGCCGACCTGTTGATGCTCGACGAACCCACCAACCACCTTGATCTCGATACCATTGCCTGGTTGCAGGAGTGGCTCAAGGATGCGGGAGAGACGGTGCTGGTGGTGTCGCACGATCGTGCCTTTCTCGATGCCATCTGCACCCACATCCTGCACATCGAGGCGAAATCGAGCGAGTGGTACAAGGGCAACTACAGCCAGTTTGTCCCGCAGCGCGCCGAACGTCGCCTCACGCGCGAGCGCGAACTGGAGAAGCAGCGCGCGTACGTGAAGAAGGAGGAGGAGTACATCAAGCGGAACATTGCCGGCGTGAACTCCTTCCAGGCCAAGGGCAAGCGCAAGCGTCTTGAGCGCTTGCCGCGCCTGGCGCCACCGCCGGGTGATCCGGCGGCCATGTCGCTGGAGTTCAAGGTGGGTGACCGTGGTGGCGACCAGGTGGTTGCCATCAAGGATCTGCGCGTGGAAGTGCCCGGCCGTGTGCTGGTAGACGATTTTACGGCCGTGTTGCGCCGCAATGACTTCGTGGCGCTGGTAGGCCCCAACGGCGCCGGCAAGTCATCGTTCATTTCCACGATGCTTGGCGATCTGGCGCCGGCCCAAGGCACCACGAAAGTGGGCAGCTCCATTACCCCCGCGTATTTCCGACAGGACCTTGGCGACCTGCCGCTGCAGATGGCCATGTTTGACGCGATTCAGGCGCAGCGGCCGCTCTGGAACCGCGGGCAGGTGCAGAATCACCTCGGGGCGTTCGGTTTCAGCGGTGAGGAAGTGTTCCGCGAAATCCGTACGCTGAGCGGTGGCGAGCGCGCACGCATGGCGCTGGCGCTCATGACGCTGTCAGGGGCCAACCTGTTGGTGCTCGACGAGCCCACCAATCACCTCGACGTGGAGAACATCGAGGTGCTGGAAGATGCACTCGATGAATACGAAGGCACCGTGCTGATCGTAAGTCACGATCGGGCCTTCCTGCGTCAGGTGGCCACGCGTGTGTGGTGGTTCAACGGCACGCGGCTCATGGACTTCGACGGCCCGTTTACGGAGTGGGAAGCGGATATGGCGCGCCGCGGGCAATAA
- a CDS encoding LytR/AlgR family response regulator transcription factor — MTSTELTVPPTPLRAVIVEDEPVARDHLRALVQAHDALTLVGEAADGDTAVALVNAVRPDVLFLDVRMPGRDGFGVLTALVHRPHIVFTTAHDTHAVQAFELGAVDYLLKPFGTARFATAVARLRDRVALPADVEPLDRLREVQEQGGAPLERVFVRTGQRLVPIRLADVSRLDADGDYVALVVDGRRQLLGMTLSALLPRLDPARFIRIHRSHVVNLDCVIAIRPHDAGRYLVELRDGAKIVASRSGTQVLRQLTG; from the coding sequence ATGACCAGCACCGAACTGACGGTACCGCCCACGCCCTTGCGGGCGGTCATTGTGGAAGATGAACCCGTGGCCCGCGATCACCTGCGCGCGCTGGTGCAGGCGCATGACGCCCTCACACTGGTGGGCGAAGCCGCTGATGGCGATACGGCCGTGGCGCTGGTGAATGCCGTGCGTCCCGATGTGCTCTTTCTCGATGTGCGCATGCCGGGTCGCGATGGTTTTGGCGTGCTCACCGCGCTGGTTCACCGCCCGCACATCGTGTTCACGACCGCGCACGATACGCACGCCGTGCAGGCGTTTGAGCTGGGCGCGGTGGATTACCTGCTCAAGCCCTTTGGCACCGCGCGCTTTGCCACCGCCGTGGCGCGTCTGCGCGACCGGGTCGCACTCCCTGCCGATGTGGAGCCGCTCGATCGACTGCGTGAAGTGCAGGAGCAGGGTGGCGCACCGCTGGAGCGCGTGTTCGTGCGCACCGGCCAGCGGCTGGTGCCCATTCGCCTGGCCGATGTGAGCCGACTGGATGCCGACGGCGACTATGTCGCCCTCGTGGTAGACGGACGACGCCAACTGCTGGGCATGACATTGAGTGCATTACTGCCGCGGCTCGACCCGGCGCGGTTCATCCGCATTCACCGCTCTCATGTGGTGAATCTCGATTGTGTCATCGCCATTCGTCCGCACGACGCGGGGCGCTATCTCGTGGAGCTGCGCGATGGCGCCAAGATCGTGGCCAGTCGATCCGGGACGCAGGTGCTGCGGCAGCTCACGGGGTGA
- a CDS encoding sensor histidine kinase, with translation MTMRGALIYLVLWVPLVLVYAILIGAPNAMPINEAVIGALSTVGIASGLGVAALWWVRTLGRRVLDAQDANTTWSPRPAHVLGASLYTLIWSAYIVYDIRLAFGDWSTTVAQVRPWILWQLFFGIVVYATIASVTWAMQAGERTRQREARLRVAEAERARAELAVLRAQVDPHFLYNALHTATALVRRDPEAAEQALEQLAMLLRYVLDPTRGARETVPLDEELRFVELYLAIERARLGDRLQVVMEIDDDARDLMVPSLSLQPLVENAIRHGLAPRANGGSIVVRAEVHEQQMVLSVADNGLGMPSSPASGSSSTGGTGIGLDALRKRLAAKYGARASLQVTTAPGEGFSVRLLLPV, from the coding sequence ATGACCATGCGGGGCGCGCTGATCTATCTCGTGCTGTGGGTACCGCTGGTGTTGGTGTACGCCATTCTCATAGGTGCACCAAACGCCATGCCCATCAACGAGGCGGTGATTGGCGCGCTCAGCACTGTAGGTATCGCCTCCGGGCTGGGCGTGGCGGCGCTCTGGTGGGTGCGCACCCTGGGCCGCCGCGTACTCGACGCGCAGGATGCCAATACCACATGGTCGCCGCGGCCGGCGCACGTGCTGGGCGCCAGTTTGTACACGCTGATCTGGTCCGCGTACATCGTGTACGACATTCGTCTCGCGTTCGGGGACTGGAGCACCACGGTCGCGCAGGTGCGTCCGTGGATTCTCTGGCAACTGTTTTTTGGCATCGTCGTCTATGCCACCATTGCGAGTGTCACGTGGGCCATGCAGGCCGGTGAACGCACGCGTCAACGCGAAGCCCGGTTGCGTGTCGCCGAAGCCGAGCGGGCGCGCGCCGAACTGGCGGTGCTGCGTGCGCAGGTGGACCCGCACTTTCTGTACAATGCGCTGCACACGGCCACGGCGCTGGTGCGACGCGATCCCGAAGCGGCGGAGCAGGCGTTGGAGCAGCTGGCCATGCTGCTGCGCTATGTCCTCGACCCCACGCGCGGGGCCCGTGAAACCGTCCCGCTGGACGAAGAGCTGCGGTTTGTGGAGCTCTATCTCGCCATCGAGCGTGCGCGACTCGGCGACCGCTTGCAGGTGGTGATGGAGATCGATGACGATGCACGAGATCTCATGGTCCCCAGTCTTTCGCTGCAACCGTTGGTGGAGAACGCCATTCGGCACGGGCTGGCCCCGCGCGCCAATGGTGGCTCCATTGTGGTACGCGCCGAGGTGCACGAACAGCAGATGGTGCTCTCGGTGGCCGATAATGGCCTTGGCATGCCGTCGTCGCCGGCCTCTGGCAGCTCGTCCACTGGCGGCACCGGTATTGGTCTGGATGCGCTGCGCAAACGCCTGGCCGCTAAATACGGCGCGCGTGCATCCCTGCAGGTCACCACGGCGCCCGGCGAGGGCTTTAGCGTTCGCCTGCTGTTGCCCGTATGA
- a CDS encoding tetratricopeptide repeat protein yields MPFRAAAVLALTLATAGTLHAQTAATKPEAPAGALAGAARLADSVRTVADRAYLAGDTTGLAQAYKLAQRALTVFPDEPLLLHYQGYIRYRQAQRLSDFDTALPLYEEAVSLFERSAAIRPLPETHALIASATGSMIGDSMLRGVRFGMKANAAEDRAVELGANNPRVLLLRAVSAWYKPSAFGGGEDKARDLLQQSLRAFAADAPQRPLPAWGQAEAYAWLGQMEGKAGKRDAARAAYDKALNLAPDYAWVKYVLKPSLERTR; encoded by the coding sequence GTGCCTTTTCGTGCGGCTGCCGTCTTGGCGCTCACGCTCGCCACGGCGGGTACCCTGCACGCCCAGACGGCTGCCACCAAACCCGAGGCCCCCGCCGGGGCGCTCGCCGGCGCCGCTCGGTTGGCCGACAGTGTGCGCACCGTGGCCGACCGCGCCTATCTCGCGGGCGACACCACCGGGCTCGCCCAGGCGTACAAGCTGGCCCAGCGGGCGCTCACCGTATTTCCAGATGAACCGCTGCTGCTGCACTATCAGGGGTATATCCGCTATCGTCAGGCGCAGCGCCTCAGTGACTTCGACACGGCGCTGCCGCTGTACGAAGAAGCGGTGTCGCTCTTTGAGCGCTCCGCCGCTATCCGTCCTTTGCCGGAGACCCATGCGTTGATTGCGTCGGCCACGGGTTCCATGATTGGCGACAGCATGTTGCGCGGCGTGCGCTTTGGCATGAAGGCCAACGCCGCCGAAGACCGTGCCGTCGAGCTGGGCGCCAACAATCCACGCGTGTTGCTGCTGCGCGCCGTCTCGGCCTGGTACAAGCCCAGTGCCTTTGGCGGTGGCGAAGACAAGGCGCGCGATCTGCTGCAACAGTCACTGCGGGCCTTTGCGGCCGACGCCCCACAGCGCCCGCTCCCGGCGTGGGGACAGGCCGAGGCCTATGCGTGGCTTGGGCAGATGGAAGGCAAGGCCGGCAAGCGCGACGCCGCCCGAGCCGCCTATGACAAGGCGCTGAACCTCGCTCCCGACTACGCGTGGGTGAAATACGTACTCAAGCCGTCGCTGGAGCGTACGCGATGA
- a CDS encoding TonB-dependent receptor produces MNLTRHRLVLLVLAGLAPAATGAQSPAPMLPAPTPSAAQRVVQGVVRRPTGQPVIGATIELFESEERTLTDSTGRFRLPTAWIGRGMLVARALGDPPVQVELTFPVDSEVVLVLPKGVPRLASFTVLPPGEFRLSNASSSEALSPLDVVQTPGAAANVARALQIAPGVSNVDEGTGLFVRGGDVTETRVLVDDVVMLSPARFGNPTGHVGASLNPFLLANATLSAGAFGAAYGNALSGVVRMETAGRPSRSTGSLSASIGGASANAAIAVTPKLGVRVLANISDLGPLTAAFGQAQPYDPPPRGGDAAVTLEYATSTHSRLKLFSVQQQQEFGVGAADITGASRYAASSTEGLTVLSWRDTTYAWRPSVSAGRSRFSRDEQLPGIDLGTTLASDHLVASVRRAPGRRLGVMLGVEHERFTATYRGTVTTGSTLFSTNTPTTRSGVHGELTWRVRPWAQLTTGLRADRSNYTQRTTLDPRVALATQRGPWGIVASVGAYHQIPEPILVRDTIAEPMRVVQSTIALERGQMGGTRLRIEAYARRWQSLAQFTPSFGVVTGGEGDAVGVDSELRWQFGKRSRSRLVWSVLDARRTDPRSGVLATAPTSITHSVIWLTERELGRLSINSALRYATGRPFTNIVGRTSTANGVLPEYGAPNGERLPGYWRSDVSVSWLLARRTGPTAVFWASLSNVFDRRNIMRYTWNADYTVRTPVRSPFNRSIYAGATLLLP; encoded by the coding sequence ATGAACCTCACGCGTCATCGTCTCGTGCTGCTGGTGCTGGCGGGGCTCGCCCCCGCCGCCACCGGCGCGCAATCACCGGCACCGATGCTTCCCGCGCCCACGCCGAGCGCGGCACAGCGCGTCGTGCAGGGTGTGGTGCGTCGCCCCACCGGACAACCGGTCATTGGGGCCACGATTGAGCTGTTCGAATCGGAAGAGCGCACGCTCACCGATAGCACGGGGCGCTTTCGGCTCCCCACCGCGTGGATCGGACGCGGTATGCTCGTGGCCCGAGCACTTGGCGATCCGCCGGTGCAGGTGGAATTGACGTTCCCGGTCGATAGCGAGGTGGTGCTGGTGCTTCCCAAGGGGGTGCCGCGGCTCGCGTCGTTCACCGTGCTGCCGCCGGGCGAGTTCCGCTTGAGCAACGCCAGCAGCAGCGAAGCCCTCAGCCCACTCGATGTGGTACAAACGCCAGGCGCCGCCGCCAACGTGGCGCGCGCCCTGCAGATTGCCCCCGGCGTCAGCAACGTGGACGAAGGCACCGGCCTCTTTGTGCGCGGCGGTGATGTCACCGAAACCCGCGTGCTGGTGGACGATGTCGTCATGCTCTCGCCGGCCCGCTTCGGGAATCCCACCGGCCACGTGGGGGCCTCGCTCAATCCGTTTCTCCTCGCCAACGCGACGCTCTCCGCCGGCGCCTTCGGCGCGGCCTATGGCAACGCGCTCAGTGGCGTGGTCCGCATGGAAACCGCCGGTCGCCCGTCGCGCAGCACCGGCTCGCTGAGTGCCAGTATCGGCGGGGCGTCGGCCAATGCAGCCATCGCGGTCACGCCAAAGCTTGGTGTGCGCGTATTGGCCAACATCTCCGACCTGGGGCCCCTTACAGCGGCCTTTGGACAGGCGCAACCGTACGATCCGCCACCGCGCGGCGGTGATGCCGCGGTCACGCTTGAATACGCCACATCAACACACAGCCGGCTGAAGCTGTTCTCCGTGCAGCAACAGCAGGAGTTTGGCGTGGGCGCGGCCGATATCACCGGCGCCAGCCGCTACGCGGCCTCCTCCACCGAAGGGCTCACGGTGCTGTCGTGGCGTGACACCACCTATGCCTGGCGCCCCAGTGTGTCGGCCGGGCGCAGCCGCTTTTCCCGCGACGAACAGCTGCCTGGCATCGATCTTGGCACCACTCTCGCCAGCGATCACCTCGTGGCCTCCGTGCGTCGGGCCCCAGGCAGACGCCTGGGCGTGATGCTGGGTGTGGAACACGAGCGGTTCACCGCCACCTACCGCGGCACCGTCACCACCGGCAGCACGCTGTTCTCGACCAATACGCCCACCACGCGCAGTGGCGTACATGGTGAACTCACGTGGCGGGTGCGGCCGTGGGCCCAACTCACTACCGGTCTGCGCGCCGATCGCAGCAACTACACGCAGCGTACCACGCTCGACCCGCGCGTGGCGTTGGCCACGCAGCGTGGCCCGTGGGGCATCGTGGCGTCGGTGGGCGCGTACCATCAGATCCCCGAACCCATTCTGGTGCGCGATACCATCGCCGAACCAATGCGCGTGGTGCAGAGCACCATCGCCCTTGAACGCGGACAGATGGGTGGCACTCGGCTGCGCATTGAAGCCTATGCCCGCCGCTGGCAGTCGCTGGCACAGTTCACGCCATCGTTTGGTGTAGTCACCGGTGGTGAAGGCGACGCCGTTGGTGTGGACAGTGAACTGCGCTGGCAGTTCGGCAAACGCTCACGCAGCCGTCTGGTGTGGAGTGTGCTGGATGCGCGTCGCACCGACCCGCGCTCAGGGGTGCTCGCCACCGCGCCCACCAGCATCACGCACTCCGTCATCTGGCTCACGGAGCGCGAGTTGGGACGCCTCTCCATCAACAGTGCGTTGCGCTACGCCACCGGTCGCCCGTTCACCAACATCGTGGGGCGCACCAGTACCGCCAATGGCGTGCTACCGGAGTACGGCGCCCCCAACGGCGAGCGCCTGCCAGGCTACTGGCGCAGTGATGTGAGCGTGAGCTGGTTGCTCGCGCGGCGCACCGGGCCCACCGCGGTGTTCTGGGCCTCTCTCTCCAACGTCTTTGACCGGCGCAACATCATGCGCTACACGTGGAATGCCGACTACACGGTACGCACGCCGGTCCGCTCTCCCTTCAACCGGAGTATTTATGCTGGTGCCACTCTCCTGCTGCCGTAA
- a CDS encoding SCO family protein, giving the protein MRRRAFLTVALALSAGLSACSKGDDPAGGDFSLTDHTGAPFSLSSQRGKVVMLFFGYTMCPDVCPTTLSKLSAVASRLGPGAAQVKTLYVTVDPDRDTPAVLKADLELFSLDALGLTGTRAQIDSVVAQYGASYKIVPTPESAAKYSVTHSTSLYVLDQQGTVRLTFPYEATADEIVKGVQTLLAPTTK; this is encoded by the coding sequence ATGCGGCGACGCGCATTTCTCACCGTGGCGCTGGCGCTGAGTGCCGGGCTCAGCGCCTGCAGCAAAGGCGACGATCCTGCTGGCGGGGACTTCTCACTCACCGATCACACCGGCGCGCCGTTCTCGCTCAGTTCGCAGCGAGGCAAGGTGGTCATGCTGTTCTTCGGCTACACCATGTGCCCCGATGTCTGCCCCACCACGCTGTCCAAGCTGTCGGCGGTGGCCAGCCGATTGGGGCCGGGCGCCGCGCAAGTGAAAACGCTGTACGTCACGGTCGATCCTGATCGCGATACGCCAGCGGTACTCAAGGCAGATCTGGAATTGTTCAGCCTCGATGCGCTGGGGCTCACCGGCACACGGGCACAGATCGACTCGGTAGTGGCACAGTACGGCGCGTCGTACAAGATCGTCCCTACCCCCGAGTCGGCCGCCAAATACAGCGTCACGCACTCCACGTCGTTGTATGTGCTCGACCAGCAGGGCACCGTGCGGCTCACGTTCCCGTACGAAGCCACCGCCGATGAAATTGTGAAGGGGGTGCAGACGCTGCTCGCGCCGACCACGAAATGA
- a CDS encoding copper chaperone PCu(A)C gives MNGLFRRISLPLIIPALVLVTMHTGASTVLAQTTVVTARDAWVREAPAGRAVTGMFLTVQNAGATTRTIVSGKASVGDTLELHEMKRDGGMMQMSPVKSIAVPANGQVELRPGGLHLMLFGLKKPLVPGDTVRVELTLDDGTRVPVVATVRKMGGM, from the coding sequence ATGAACGGCTTGTTTCGCCGCATCTCTTTGCCCCTGATCATCCCGGCCCTGGTGCTTGTAACCATGCACACTGGGGCATCAACAGTGCTGGCACAAACCACGGTTGTTACCGCCCGCGATGCGTGGGTACGCGAAGCACCGGCCGGGCGGGCGGTGACCGGCATGTTCCTCACGGTCCAGAACGCAGGGGCCACCACACGCACCATCGTGAGCGGCAAGGCCAGTGTTGGTGATACGCTGGAACTGCACGAGATGAAGCGCGACGGTGGCATGATGCAGATGTCGCCGGTGAAGAGCATCGCGGTGCCGGCCAACGGACAGGTGGAGCTCCGTCCGGGCGGACTGCACCTCATGCTGTTCGGTCTCAAGAAGCCGCTGGTGCCCGGCGATACCGTGCGAGTCGAGCTCACGCTCGATGACGGCACCCGCGTGCCGGTGGTGGCGACGGTCCGCAAGATGGGCGGCATGTAA
- a CDS encoding copper chaperone PCu(A)C, with protein MPRGSLLGLVNLGAFRAVATVGITLLLSACGTETRVLEIEQAVLTLPTGGMPAAVYMTVRNTSAIELQVVRVDVEGASGTTLQSVTAHRMPSASAMRGATAMMSPLAGVVVPAGGAVRFAPGGYTVSVDGLATPHTRGDSVRIVVRLSNAWSRSAVARVVSYSDLDSALSLAPASVVATVSETAPSISTGEQLFKGNGCAACHGLAGDGTGPVGRTLVPPPRDFRMVQAFRNGTTAEAIAQTLATGIPNGGAMPLYAHLTNNQRLAIGMYIVSLRGTPLSSEVTP; from the coding sequence ATGCCTCGCGGGTCTCTGTTGGGCCTCGTCAATCTTGGTGCGTTCCGTGCGGTGGCCACCGTCGGCATCACGCTGCTGCTGAGCGCGTGCGGCACGGAAACGCGCGTCCTGGAGATTGAGCAGGCGGTCCTCACGCTACCAACGGGGGGGATGCCAGCGGCGGTATACATGACGGTGCGCAATACCAGCGCCATTGAGCTGCAGGTGGTTCGTGTGGACGTCGAAGGCGCGTCTGGTACCACCCTGCAGTCGGTCACCGCGCATCGTATGCCGAGCGCCAGCGCGATGCGGGGAGCCACCGCGATGATGTCACCTCTTGCGGGCGTGGTCGTTCCCGCCGGTGGCGCCGTGCGATTCGCCCCCGGCGGCTACACCGTTTCGGTGGACGGATTGGCCACGCCTCACACCCGTGGTGATTCGGTGCGCATTGTCGTACGACTGTCCAACGCGTGGTCGCGCTCTGCCGTGGCGCGTGTTGTGTCGTACAGCGATCTCGATTCGGCGCTGTCACTTGCACCGGCATCCGTGGTGGCGACCGTGTCGGAAACCGCCCCTTCGATATCCACCGGTGAACAGTTGTTCAAAGGCAACGGCTGTGCGGCGTGTCATGGTCTGGCTGGCGATGGAACCGGTCCAGTTGGGCGTACGCTGGTGCCACCCCCCCGCGACTTTCGGATGGTGCAGGCGTTTCGCAATGGCACCACGGCAGAGGCGATTGCCCAGACACTGGCCACCGGTATTCCCAACGGCGGCGCGATGCCGCTGTACGCACATCTCACCAACAATCAACGACTCGCGATCGGTATGTACATCGTATCGCTGCGTGGCACTCCACTCTCCAGTGAGGTTACTCCATGA